DNA sequence from the Anthonomus grandis grandis chromosome 9, icAntGran1.3, whole genome shotgun sequence genome:
aaaatacaaagccCAAATGACTTTTCTTAAAGAATCTAATGAagtccaatttaaatattctcttAAGGATGCCCCAATTTCATTTTCTTGGATACACGTGGATCCAGAAATATGCAATTACCTCCACTTTACCCTGCTTTGCCGTCAATAGCagcaaagaaattaaatagcatccgaaatgtgtaaaaaaaatattatatagacCTTACTGGACCTTACTGGAAAAGAAGAAATGATGTTAACTCTACCTGAATCCGATGAAGAAGACAATCCTACTGAAGAGTTTTCATAGATTCATTACTTCATTACTTTTGTTACATTTTgataaatacttaaatgctattggtttttaaaccaaaaatatagaCATTATTGtctaaattagttaattttattaaacctattAGTGAAGGTAGGTATTTAAAATGGTACTTTAGTTATGGACCTAACTCACATAACTTTATGAGGTTTATAAATCTGTGTAAGTTACAAAGGCCTAatcaacattttaattattttaaaatagatggGTCTGCATTCAAGGACTAATGACAGTGTACAATAATATCTGACAATATGcttctaaaaactaaaaaataattttagatacattttataaaataaaatttttgcacgtttcctataaaaacaaaatttgcggCTTAGGGCCTTTTGCCGTTTAATCGTCGATATAATCTACTGCCACCACCTTTcaaattaagtaataaaaaatatgatgagCTAAGCAAAGAGCATAGAGCACGATGCTTTTAGAGATTAGTTTGTGTGTGGTCTGTGCTGAGTCAATTGAAAGGAATTGTTGACAGATAGCTGCTGTAGATATGGAGCTTGCTGAAAGACAGATGCACGTTTAGGAAATCAGGGTGCAGCAAGGTCTGTCAACAAACTAAGATAATTTCGTAATaaattaagtcattagaaatCAAGTAATCAGCAACTCAATCAATAgcatataaatcaaaatatcggTCAcagttttggttttaattattatgtaaatCCTGTTTGCAATTAAATGGGTCATACCGTAAAATCAATATTATGCAAGAACCGAGTACGAGTTGAAACTGATGACAAGGAAAATCAAGAAGGGAAGGATAAAGGGAAGAGGTTGGTTAGGTGTAACTAGTTTGTAAGTCTggaagttaattaataataaaaatatttacttaaaaatagtTTCTGTTGCGTCTAAGTCAGTATTGCACATGAATGATTAtaaattggaataaattcaaataTGGAAATCAAGcctgttaatattttaagctcAAGGTAAGTCACTGGTGCAAATATGTCAATTCTGAATCAAATTTGTAAATAACAGGTATGAGGTACTACTGATTATTTTAGATAGTTGTAATAGATTTGGATCATTATAAGGGCGTAATaagctaaataattttaatccatCTTGAAAGAATACAGTCTTAGATTATTGATTCTATTTATCAAATTCAATGTTCAAATCCTAACTACGTTGTTGAAATAATGTTTGAAAGAAGTTTATTTCTAGTTTTCAGTCTAAGTCTAACTTGTCAATTAAACAGCTTAAGCAAGGTATTAAACTCAAATAAACAAGGGTTAAATATCATAGTAATTGAGCAAATCATATTGTTAATATGCTAAAGAAAAATAGCAATGTTAGGATTTTTTAGGagaattttttacaataaatatccTCATAGGTCAACTTTGCTTCAATCTTTTAACTTATCGTATAAGTTCAACACCAAGTGTATTTCAatctaaaattgaaattattaatttttttaggattaaaaatgttaattgcTATATTGATGAGATTATAGTCTACGAATCCAACCTTAAAAAATGTCATATAAATGTCAAGCGTGTATTGCCAAAGTTGGTAGAATTTAATCtcaaaattaatgaaaagaaATGTGTCTTTTTATCGTAATAATATTGAGTTTCGTCGACATAGAATGGGCAATGAATATAATATTCTCTCCTTCCCTAGTAGTAAAGCAgagttttattttggtttattaaaCGAAGAGTTCCAAGTCCAtctaaatgcattttttacgTCAATACATTAGAGAGACTCTCTCCTCCCAACCCAACTCAATCctatccaacccaacccaacccaactcaatccatctcaacccaacccaatccaaCGAACCCAACCCAACCGAACCCAATCCAATCCAATTTAATCCAATCTGATGCAACGCAACTCAATTTAATGCCAGGCAATTTTGTATTggattaaatttgaatcaaccTACTGATGTCCAACCAAATCAAATAAGCCCAATCAAAATCTTTTCTGGCAATCTGTAttgatcctaccgactgcgccagttatgttTCTTATTGTGAGAAGCACGTTTtgaacaacaatttttatttgacaattagtaGAAACAGGAAGTATGGTACAACGAAGATTGAGGCATAAGGCCTTTACATGATAATATATAGACTAAATTAGCAAATACAGCAAAAGATAATATAAAGCAACGTTAACATTACAGtaagtaaaaatttatacaGAGTGGTCAATATTGTGGCCATAAGTCCTCCCTTCTAAGATTGAAGCAACAGGGATGTCATGTTTGCTTCAACATTCTTGGTGTCGTCTTCTTTCTGTTCTGGATCTTCGGGAACTGTTCTTTTCTTGAAGAATAACTCCTATACTGCAAAGGCTATACAGCACAGGATTAGTATGACTCCAAGGGTTGTGGCAAAACTCCATGTAGCAGGATGGATTTGGTCATCTCCTTTTGGAAGGGTCTTGATAACTCTTGCCTAGTATTGAAGTGCTTTTATTAAGATCGGATCGATAGAGTCGAgctggaatatttttaatagataattGGAATTCAATGTTAGCAAAGGATATTTCTGGTAGCTGAAGGTGTACATAGTCCAGGATTGTTTCTTCATTCCAAAATTGGAATCCTAGGATTTTGACTCCACATTTATATGGTATTTGGACCAAACTGGGTCTAGTTACGAGGAAGATTCTTCTTGAAACGCAGAGCATCTGGATTTTTATTCTTTGAGGAAGTTGGGATTACCATTACAAACTCATTGGTAATGGTTTGTATAATAGAAGTAGACACATTAACTTTGAGGAGCTTGCAGGGTGAGTTCTCAGCTTTCTGGATCAGAGCTGTTGAGCAATCAGCTTTTGGTAGTCCTTAATTATTCTGGCAATCTGTAttgatcctaccgactgcgccgaCTACGTTTTTTATTGTGCGAAGTACGTTTCAAAcgacaatttttatttgacaattagtacAAACAGCAAGTATGGTACAACGAAGATTGAGGCATAAGGCCTTTACATGGTATCATATAGACTGCAACCAGGATAcaggtcttaggagagccaaaatctcgactttttgctgctttttcggacatatccctgtctcagttttttaatatcttcggtattaatgtaaaattgtatttttctattgcactttatccaattacgtataaAAACAATCATATTATAACAattcttctcttatttttaaactgcgaccgggatataggtcttaggagaggcaAACTTTGAGgcaaacagttttttattatccTCGGTATTATTgtgaaattgtgtttttctattgcagtttatccaattatttaccaatttatttTATCCAATTAATTACGTATAAAAACAATCATTTTATAACAATTCTTCTCTTATTGTTAAACTGCaaccaggatataggtcttaggtaAGCCAAAATCTTGACGTTTTGGTGGTTTTTCGACCATATTCCTGTCTCAACttcttattataatattttttatatagtttatgaATTCATTCAACTCTAtatcaaatttcttaaataaattatgtaataaattaagtgATTTAGACCAATTTATCAACTTATTCACATTTTTCCCTTCAACCTAGTTACTTCTTTACACTCACAATTATAAACACATATTGAACATACCCCTATATAGTTCACGATAACCTAACTCACCCAAATCTGTGATACAACAAAAGCAACCGCACCGTACATCACCTGTTTCCTCTTAATTGCCACTCAAACATCAAACACGTCACGTCAATTTCCTTTCTTGTTTGtcaaatactaaaataaatccCAATTAaatgttgtttgttttaaaatagtCGAAAGAAAATAGTCAACCGTTCGGTCAACTGATGGATAAACCCAAATCGTCCGTCATCAACAAGCAAAACAACCCGAAGCCGGTGAACGTCTTCTACGTGTGGTATACAGAGTTGTGTCGTCGCCTAAACATTACACCTGCGCCATCGGTAAAACCGGCCAAACCCAAGTGCCAAACGGTCCTCGATTTCGTAGCAGATCGATTGAAAATTGAAGAATGGCCCCCGGTATTAAACGCCTTAAGGCAAGACACCAGTCTTCACGTGGTCGCTATAAGAAGCAGGATAGGAAATTGCCAGTTTTTACACGAAATAGACACAGAAGAAAAGGCGAGGGGCGCTAAAAGGAAGTACGGTTGCATCTGGACCGCGTACGTACTCAAGCAACTCCTCAAGTCGATCTCAAACTCTTTAAGATCCACACAGGTACTTACTTATTTAGAACTAGATGGTTTACCGTTGTTTATGCAATATCTAGAGCCCTTGCTGCAGGCACTTAAGCGTAACAAGACGTTAAAAACCCTGTCTTTTTCAAATTGTTCGATCCAGGATCAGGGTTGTCAGCTTGTGTGCTCGTATCTTCGTTTCACCCCCAATATAGAGGTGCTCAATTTATCTGGATGTAACCTTTCCCCAGTCAGTGGAGAACACTTGGCCAAACTGATCAAATATCAACAAATCAACAGGTATTGCGAAAGCTGGCACAGCTCATTAAGGTATGAGAATCCGGACGCTGGGAAAATGCGAGGCATCAAGCGAATCACGATCAATTGCAACCAGTACTTTGGAGATGCTGGTTTGAATTTTATCTTGGACGAGCTCGAGGACGATTTGTGGGTAAAAGCTTTGGACATGCAAAAATGCGGATTCACAGAGAACGTTTCCAATAGGATCATCGATATCGTGGAGTATAATAAAACCATAGAAATCATCGATTTGCGGCAAAACGACTTACTGAACATGGCCACAGTAGAAAAGgtctttcaaatattaaaaaacagacAGTTTGGAGTGCAACCGGAGTTCCAGTGGTGCGCCACTGCAGTAACTTTAACTTGGTCATCAGTGTATTCGTCAACATCCAAGTCTTCCCTTGCCACCACTGCCCATATGATACATAAAACAAGATCTGCCCCCATGAAGACCGCTTCTTCCAAAGCCAGTGCGGTAACATGGGATCCAGCAGTAAAGAAAACAAGAACCCTGGATTCATTTCAAAGAGGTACACAGAAGTTTGGCAATCTAAACGAAACGAAGCAGCAGGTGCTGGAGCTCAATGACAAACTGCAAAAAGAGATTCAGCGACGGAAAGTAATTGAGAAGAAGAACGAGCAGCTGCAGCAGCAGTTGAACAGTATCAAAACTAGCTCTAACGTAAGTTCTATGAGGTCTACTACTGTCAAGAGGTTTAGTTTGAGTGCTGATAGAAGCAATGTGAGGTTAAATGGAGTTAATAAGGAAATCATCCCTAATAAAAGAGTTGAGATGAAGAAGCCGTTAATTCAGGCACCCATACTGGTCAGGAGAAAACATTCCAAGAATCCCGAGGCGGATAAGGCACCACCAAAGGTGCTTAAGAACggcttttataaaaataacttatcaAATGGCAGTAACGTCTACAATATCTTGGAGCAACTGCTGAATACAGGGCAACCGATCGAGAGGAACGTGGAAGAAGAGTTTATGAATTATCTCAATAACCATTCTCGCGACAAATCGATACCAATCGAGACTCAACATGCCAGAGATCCTGGTGGGGATCCAGAGATATCCAACAGTCAAGTGTCTTTGTATCGCTACATGGAGGAACTGAAAAACGATAAAAAGTAGAGGCACATAACGAATATTCGATAATTTGTAAGAACATAAAATGTTTTGAAGAGTGTCTATATGTCTAGTGCAGTAAATAggaaactttttttgtttattttttttatctgggGCGATTtaccgttttttatttttgtttgtgtaATGAGGGCATAGGTACGATGGGAAATTTCACTTTGAATAAAACGATAAGTAGGGAGAATCGTGGTTTTCTTTATTGAGGTTGAATTATGCGAGAATATCAAAGGATTGTTTGCcaatttatatacatttagtttttttttcatactgATCTTCTGATAATGATCAATATGGTAAACTGACATTTGATTGTGATTTAGTAGATATGGTTATTTAAGCTTTGGCCGACGTTAGTTGGCTCTTGGTGCATTAACCGAGAAGTTTTTGAAGGATATCTCGTAATCAACTAATACTATAATTATTGAATatggtatatttagtttaatattattctttGTACAGATACCTTTAGATCTTTGTAGAACCTCTTAacctaatttttcattttttagaaGCAGCAGAGCTCTTTATCAGAAAATCTTCAgtatctttttaataataataataataataataataataattcgtttATTAGGACCaacaatattaatcaaaaatacagaaatttcaATGCAATATGTCCTAAAGGGCTCCTCAGACACCTTACAATCGAAGTGTTGTAAGGCACTGCTTAAGCCCAaacacatttaaattaaaacttttacatttttaaatatttagaatctaaggtaatcattacaaaataaggtagagtaacaaaattgaaataaacataattaaaaataaatgcaaaatacaaaaatacataatGGCCAAAgcaaacacataatttaaaatcatagaaCCATAAAATACCTAGAATaagtttaaaatgtaaaacagaaataCAGAGATAAAAATAGAAACACAAAGCAAAAACAGcaaacaaaaacacaagaaatcaaaaaaaaaataaaaaaaaaaaaacaataactcaacacgtaatttaaaaaccgtttttcaagaAATCACAGCTATTTAAGAGATCCAGTTAGACAAGCTTACCCCTATAATTCAGTTAGAGCCTATTTGTTAAATAATCAGAGTTTGTTTAAGTcgttttttaaagttcaacagCGAAGTGTTTGAAAATGACGGTGAAAATAGGTTTATAGTTTTAGCCGCACAAtatgaaaatgatcttttaaatatttcttttcgaTGTCTAGGTATGGACACTTTATCATTAAAACGCAAAGGTCGATTACAAGCATCAACTCTAAATTCAAGTTTCTCAAAAAGATATcctggttttttttgttttaagaattttaaagcaaaatgtatTCATGTGTAGTTTTCTACGATTGTACATGTTAAGCCATTTTGATTTACGTAAAAACGGTGAAATGTGTTCGTGTCTACGGACGCCATAAATTAAACGTAAACatgaattttgtactttttgaatCCTTCTAGATTCAAAACTATCAAGACAAGGCCCATAAATAACATCACAGTGATTGAAATGGCTTAGCACTAACGAATCACAtagcaataatttaatatatttttgtaaaaaatgacgACTAGAATAAATAATACGGAGAGTTGAGAGTTGAAtaagcttttttcaattttgaagttATATGTTCCCGAAACCGCAAATCACTATCTATTTCCAATCCCAAACTCTTGGCATGTTTTACACAAGGTATATTCACATTGTCAATTTTAAGACTTAGGCGCTCCTGGGCAACTTTTTTTGACACTTcattaccaaaaataataaaatttgatttggcaggattaatttttaaattatgatcagcGGAGGTTTGACAAACTCTCTGAAGGTCAAGGTTTATATTCTCGTTAGCAATGTCGACTTCACGTATATTAAAAGAATAGTAGAGCTGAGTATCATCGGCGTAAAGATGGTAATTGCAAAACTGAAGACtgtcaataaaattacaagtataaattgtataaaggAGAGGACCCAATATGCTTCCTTGTGGCACCCCAGCAATAACTTGAAGACAGTCAGAAAGCCTGTCCCGAGACATAACCTGCTGATATCTATTTGCAAGGTATAATCTAATAAGCCGTGCAGATGACGTACTAAAACCAATGTAATGCAAAATTGCTATGAGAATATGATGATTTACCATATCAAAAGCCTTACTATAGTCCAATAGGATTAAAGTACTTGTTTTCCCGTCATCAACCGACTTAATCAGATCATCTGTAACAGCTGCCATTGCGGAGGAGCAGCCAAATCCTGGGCGAAAACCAGATTGCTTTGAAGGAATGATATCAAACTCACCAATAAATGCTCTCACTTGACCTTCAAGTACCTTTTCGAAGATCTTCGACAGGACCGGAAGAATGCTTATAAAACGCAAATGATTAAATTCAGTTGGTTCATTAACTTTAGGTAAGGGAATTACATATGCATGCTTCCAACGCTGTGGAAAATAGCcaatttcaatgcagacattaATAATATGCGTGATGTAAGGAATAATACGAGGGCAACAAAGTTGAATTAGGTGGGCATTTATTTGATCAGACCCAAAAGCTTTGCTTTTAATGtcatatataattttagtgACTTCTGCCTCCTCTGCCTCTACTACCGGTTCAaaagttaatatatttgttatacCTTCCTTAATGTGAGTACTATAAAAGTGAATTAGATCATTATTTAACGGATGAGTAACCTATGTTGGATTAGCAAAAAACGAATTTATATTGTTTAGGTTTTCAGTTAAATGTTAAGGAattctattattattctttGATTCTGTTAAATTAAGTTTCTACAGCTCTGCTCATTTTTCCTTCACAgttgaaatcaaaaatttatccCTCAAATAAGCCCTCTTCTCAGCTCTTATAGCCCATGTTGTATAATTTCTCAATTCTttgtaataagaaaaatgtgctggttttaagtaataattttatgatcatCAGTCACCAAAACTGCATAGGATATATTCGTAAGCTCCTTAAGAGATATTGTCATTTTAACATAGACTGAGGTCAGTTGTTCCTTGGTGCATCAACTCATTGGACCATATCTTGTGATCTACCTTAGTTAAAATCatcaaataaaagttattaaaacaaaataaattgcgTTGGGATCCTTGTAGGAATCTTCAAAGCAGTTtcctaaatatttagtaaaatatcaAGAATCTGTAACTGTCCTGATAAAGGTCAATAGAAATTGCACTCATTCATCATAAGATTGGTAGTATTTGGGATATGGCTATTTAAAGTTTGCCAGAAAATAGCAAATTCTTCCTGCATCAAGTCAGAAGTCATTTAGAATCATGAaataacatttcttaaaaaaaactattgtatctaaattaaaatggttaaaataaATGTGGATCTTATTTAAATCATGATTGCAAAGTATATTAGGATTTTGTCAAGTATTagatttaaaatctattttgtaGGATTGGTGTAAAGAGATACACAATATTTTCCTTGTATTTACACCTAATAGAGCAATTTGtgcagtattttttaattctgatattCTGATTATCAATAGAAGCCGTATGGTAGACTGAGACTTGATATATctaaaattacaattatatatttttagacaGATTAACAGTagataaaatcatttaaacttTGACTGACATGCGTTGGCACGGGATATCTTTGGTAGACATCTAGGAATCCATTGATACTATCATCAACAAATATGgcttatttataatatctttCTAATTACCCTTTGGTTTTTATTCAGATCATCAAATCgctaaaactaatttttcacaTAATCAGATCTTGGTCAGAAAATCTCGAGCTTCTTTCTTAATAATTAGTTTATGAAAGACATCAAAAAGTGCATAAGACAGAAGATATTaccattttaatataaactgaCGTTGGCCCTTAGTATATCGACTTAGCACTTGTTGGTCCATATCAACTATATAACCATTTCATAAAATCAACTGTCTTGTAAAGATCCTCAAACCCGTCaactaaatatttagtaaaatatcaCGCCTAGAAGCTGGAACCTCTCCTAATGACGATCAATAGAAACAAAGTTACACTCAAGTTGCTAacaaattaatagttttaacaatatcaacaaaacaaaacaaaggtaaaaacacaatatcaatatttaaagtCTGCTGGAGGATA
Encoded proteins:
- the LOC126740654 gene encoding protein Cep78 homolog yields the protein MDKPKSSVINKQNNPKPVNVFYVWYTELCRRLNITPAPSVKPAKPKCQTVLDFVADRLKIEEWPPVLNALRQDTSLHVVAIRSRIGNCQFLHEIDTEEKARGAKRKYGCIWTAYVLKQLLKSISNSLRSTQVLTYLELDGLPLFMQYLEPLLQALKRNKTLKTLSFSNCSIQDQGCQLVCSYLRFTPNIEVLNLSGCNLSPVSGEHLAKLIKYQQINRYCESWHSSLRYENPDAGKMRGIKRITINCNQYFGDAGLNFILDELEDDLWVKALDMQKCGFTENVSNRIIDIVEYNKTIEIIDLRQNDLLNMATVEKVFQILKNRQFGVQPEFQWCATAVTLTWSSVYSSTSKSSLATTAHMIHKTRSAPMKTASSKASAVTWDPAVKKTRTLDSFQRGTQKFGNLNETKQQVLELNDKLQKEIQRRKVIEKKNEQLQQQLNSIKTSSNVSSMRSTTVKRFSLSADRSNVRLNGVNKEIIPNKRVEMKKPLIQAPILVRRKHSKNPEADKAPPKVLKNGFYKNNLSNGSNVYNILEQLLNTGQPIERNVEEEFMNYLNNHSRDKSIPIETQHARDPGGDPEISNSQVSLYRYMEELKNDKK